In the genome of Ananas comosus cultivar F153 linkage group 11, ASM154086v1, whole genome shotgun sequence, one region contains:
- the LOC109717362 gene encoding uncharacterized protein LOC109717362 isoform X1, with protein sequence MASALLTTSTIPFLKPSRTLLFQIPPSTTPFAGAPFPGEGAAAPLRHEPPPRRKTASLPRNLSPIRSLAAEKRGDAAQPVRIVAVVGEGSLSPLKDTPWEEVMRHTRRSISRVLRIQREPLWICLSSSQTTKVACFVGEIFKADRLKWVDEGFEMLVFTDNSVLSDGVDHENLRKELSHSNMLVDVAVNNQEAVEWLRENSENIPNIICFESSPALVNKLGGSCIQLSRKQNFFTKLAEIAKPSNRKESSEVVKAVSDAWERHNSDDIRFCLLVIINSYIKPVPILKNLRAKGLSTINCMLKNCRSQLLNCLFDPNCRKALQCLNSCSPTDQVCNYRCIASYESPNLEAFSFCVLQKHNCLELDAEIPSKPYVAPLSIFRGEILSHEIAEDLFIGWLGNFEWSWRVIAGQNPAYDQFPCQYQLFYRGKAKGSFCYEPVFQVRTLDEKLVWRRRKYRVRRASVPGTFYFSVLDNGVVSKEFWTIVDVSDDLTWGLFHYSGAAQAAGLSYTGAVLVSPDGMYPPDSESQRVASALEKSSIKSWELHTVDNCSCINPPLGIPEGSRLHCKIETGRERWSLRNTDESVV encoded by the exons ATGGCGAGTGCTCTACTCACTACTAGTACTATCCCCTTCCTCAAACCATCACGAACCCTACTTTTCCAAATCCCTCCCTCCACCACCCCCTTCGCCGGTGCTCCCTTTCCCGGCGAAGGAGCCGCCGCCCCTCTCCGGCATGAGCCGCCTCCTCGCCGGAAAACGGCTTCCCTGCCTCGGAATCTATCTCCGATCCGATCCCTCGCGGCGGAGAAGAGAGGGGACGCGGCTCAACCCGTGCGTATCGTCGCCGTGGTCGGGGAAGGGAGCCTGAGCCCTCTGAAGGACACTCCGTGGGAGGAGGTGATGCGGCACACG AGGAGGAGTATTAGTAGAGTTTTAAGAATTCAGAGAGAGCCTCTATGGATCTGCTTATCAAGTAGTCAGACAACGAAAGTGGCATGTTTTGTGGGAGAGATTTTCAAG GCTGATAGGTTGAAGTGGGTTGATGAAGGATTTGAAATGCTCGTATTTACGGATAATTCAGTTCTCTCTGATGGCGTAGATCATGAAAATCTGAGAAAGGAACTGTCCCATTCTAATATGTTGGTCGATGTTGCTGTAAATAATCAGGAGGCAGTTGAATGGCTCCGCGAAAACAGTGAGAATATCCCAAATATCATATGCTTCGAATCGTCTCCAGCACTTGTAAACAAACTTGGAGGATCATGCATTCAGCTCAGCAGAAAACAAAACTTCTTTACCAAACTAGCTGAGATTGCAAAACCCAGTAATAGAAAGGAATCCTCGGAAGTGGTTAAGGCTGTCTCAGACGCTTGGGAGAGGCACAACTCAGACGATATTAGGTTTTGCTTGCTAGTCATCATTAATTCTTACATCAAACCTGTTCCGATACTCAAGAACTTAAGAGCCAAGGGACTATCCACAATCAATTGCATGCTGAAAAATTGCAGGTCTCAGCTACTGAATTGCTTATTCGATCCCAATTGTAGGAAAGCCCTCCAATGTTTGAATTCCTGCTCTCCGACAGATCAAGTTTGCAACTATCGCTGCATAGCTTCTTACGAAAGCCCTAATTTGGAGGCTTTTTCGTTCTGTGTTTTGCAGAAGCACAATTGTCTCGAGTTGGATGCAGAAATTCCAAGTAAGCCCTATGTGGCTCCCCTTTCTATATTCAGGGGGGAAATTTTGAGCCATGAAATTGCTGAAGATCTGTTTATTGGTTGGCTGGGTAATTTTGAATGGAGTTGGCGTGTTATTGCAGGCCAAAATCCTGCATATGATCAATTTCCGTGCCAATATCAACTATTCTATAGGGGGAAAGCCAAAGGATCATTTTGTTACGAACCGGTCTTTCAAGTTAGAACCCTAGATGAAAAATTGGTGTGGAGGCGGAGAAAATATCGCGTGAGAAGAGCAAGTGTTCCGGGCACATTTTACTTCAGCGTGTTAGATAACGGCGTagtttcaaaagaattttggaCTATTGTGGATGTTTCAGATGACCTCACGTGGGGTTTGTTTCATTACAGTGGGGCGGCTCAGGCGGCAGGGCTATCATATACAGGGGCCGTTCTTGTTAGCCCCGATGGGATGTATCCTCCCGATAGTGAAAGCCAGAGAGTAGCATCTGCTTTGGAGAAAAGCAGTATTAAGAGTTGGGAGCTTCACACTGTCGATAATTGCTCCTGTATCAACCCACCATTGGGAATTCCCGAGGGCTCACGTCTGCATTGCAAAATCGAAACCGGTAGGGAAAGATGGTCTCTTAGAAACACAGATGAATCTGTAGTTTAG
- the LOC109717362 gene encoding uncharacterized protein LOC109717362 isoform X2, whose protein sequence is MASALLTTSTIPFLKPSRTLLFQIPPSTTPFAGAPFPGEGAAAPLRHEPPPRRKTASLPRNLSPIRSLAAEKRGDAAQPVRIVAVVGEGSLSPLKDTPWEEVMRHTADRLKWVDEGFEMLVFTDNSVLSDGVDHENLRKELSHSNMLVDVAVNNQEAVEWLRENSENIPNIICFESSPALVNKLGGSCIQLSRKQNFFTKLAEIAKPSNRKESSEVVKAVSDAWERHNSDDIRFCLLVIINSYIKPVPILKNLRAKGLSTINCMLKNCRSQLLNCLFDPNCRKALQCLNSCSPTDQVCNYRCIASYESPNLEAFSFCVLQKHNCLELDAEIPSKPYVAPLSIFRGEILSHEIAEDLFIGWLGNFEWSWRVIAGQNPAYDQFPCQYQLFYRGKAKGSFCYEPVFQVRTLDEKLVWRRRKYRVRRASVPGTFYFSVLDNGVVSKEFWTIVDVSDDLTWGLFHYSGAAQAAGLSYTGAVLVSPDGMYPPDSESQRVASALEKSSIKSWELHTVDNCSCINPPLGIPEGSRLHCKIETGRERWSLRNTDESVV, encoded by the exons ATGGCGAGTGCTCTACTCACTACTAGTACTATCCCCTTCCTCAAACCATCACGAACCCTACTTTTCCAAATCCCTCCCTCCACCACCCCCTTCGCCGGTGCTCCCTTTCCCGGCGAAGGAGCCGCCGCCCCTCTCCGGCATGAGCCGCCTCCTCGCCGGAAAACGGCTTCCCTGCCTCGGAATCTATCTCCGATCCGATCCCTCGCGGCGGAGAAGAGAGGGGACGCGGCTCAACCCGTGCGTATCGTCGCCGTGGTCGGGGAAGGGAGCCTGAGCCCTCTGAAGGACACTCCGTGGGAGGAGGTGATGCGGCACACG GCTGATAGGTTGAAGTGGGTTGATGAAGGATTTGAAATGCTCGTATTTACGGATAATTCAGTTCTCTCTGATGGCGTAGATCATGAAAATCTGAGAAAGGAACTGTCCCATTCTAATATGTTGGTCGATGTTGCTGTAAATAATCAGGAGGCAGTTGAATGGCTCCGCGAAAACAGTGAGAATATCCCAAATATCATATGCTTCGAATCGTCTCCAGCACTTGTAAACAAACTTGGAGGATCATGCATTCAGCTCAGCAGAAAACAAAACTTCTTTACCAAACTAGCTGAGATTGCAAAACCCAGTAATAGAAAGGAATCCTCGGAAGTGGTTAAGGCTGTCTCAGACGCTTGGGAGAGGCACAACTCAGACGATATTAGGTTTTGCTTGCTAGTCATCATTAATTCTTACATCAAACCTGTTCCGATACTCAAGAACTTAAGAGCCAAGGGACTATCCACAATCAATTGCATGCTGAAAAATTGCAGGTCTCAGCTACTGAATTGCTTATTCGATCCCAATTGTAGGAAAGCCCTCCAATGTTTGAATTCCTGCTCTCCGACAGATCAAGTTTGCAACTATCGCTGCATAGCTTCTTACGAAAGCCCTAATTTGGAGGCTTTTTCGTTCTGTGTTTTGCAGAAGCACAATTGTCTCGAGTTGGATGCAGAAATTCCAAGTAAGCCCTATGTGGCTCCCCTTTCTATATTCAGGGGGGAAATTTTGAGCCATGAAATTGCTGAAGATCTGTTTATTGGTTGGCTGGGTAATTTTGAATGGAGTTGGCGTGTTATTGCAGGCCAAAATCCTGCATATGATCAATTTCCGTGCCAATATCAACTATTCTATAGGGGGAAAGCCAAAGGATCATTTTGTTACGAACCGGTCTTTCAAGTTAGAACCCTAGATGAAAAATTGGTGTGGAGGCGGAGAAAATATCGCGTGAGAAGAGCAAGTGTTCCGGGCACATTTTACTTCAGCGTGTTAGATAACGGCGTagtttcaaaagaattttggaCTATTGTGGATGTTTCAGATGACCTCACGTGGGGTTTGTTTCATTACAGTGGGGCGGCTCAGGCGGCAGGGCTATCATATACAGGGGCCGTTCTTGTTAGCCCCGATGGGATGTATCCTCCCGATAGTGAAAGCCAGAGAGTAGCATCTGCTTTGGAGAAAAGCAGTATTAAGAGTTGGGAGCTTCACACTGTCGATAATTGCTCCTGTATCAACCCACCATTGGGAATTCCCGAGGGCTCACGTCTGCATTGCAAAATCGAAACCGGTAGGGAAAGATGGTCTCTTAGAAACACAGATGAATCTGTAGTTTAG
- the LOC109717062 gene encoding cytokinin riboside 5'-monophosphate phosphoribohydrolase LOG-like has protein sequence MEEEVKGAEERRSRFRRICVYCGSTSGKKASYQDAAVELGKELVERGIDLVYGGGSIGLMGLVSHAVHEGGRHVIGVIPKSLMPREVTGEPVGEVRAVSGMHERKAEMARYADAFIALPGGYGTLEELLEIITWAQLGIHKKPVGLLNVDGYYDSLLSFIDLAVDEGFISEAARRIIISAASAKELVRILEDYEPEYQTPLVWETDQKPLNFVPKRESGVAS, from the exons ATGGAGGAAGAGGTGAAGGGGGCTGAGGAGAGGAGGTCGAGGTTTCGGAGGATCTGCGTGTATTGTGGGAGCACGTCGGGAAAGAAGGCGAGTTACCAGGATGCCGCGGTGGAGTTGGGGAAGGAGCTG GTGGAGAGGGGCATAGACTTGGTGTACGGTGGGGGGAGCATTGGTTTGATGGGCCTTGTCTCTCATGCAGTTCATGAAGGAGGGCGCCATGTCATtgg TGTTATTCCCAAGTCCTTGATGCCAAGGGag GTAACTGGGGAGCCCGTTGGCGAAGTTCGAGCTGTTTCTGGAATGCATGAAAGGAAAGCGGAGATGGCACGATATGCAGATGCTTTCATTGCTTTGCCTGGTGGATATGGAACACTAGAGGAATTACTTGAAATCATTACGTGGGCTCAGCTTGGAATACATAAGAAGCCG GTTGGTCTTTTGAACGTTGACGGTTACTACGATTCACTTTTGTCATTCATTGATTTGGCTGTCGATGAGGGATTTATCAGCGAAGCTGCACGCCGTATTATCATTTCTGCAGCTTCAGCCAAGGAATTGGTTAGGATATTAGAG GATTATGAACCCGAGTATCAGACGCCTTTGGTTTGGGAGACAGATCAGAAGCCGCTAAATTTTGTTCCCAAAAGAGAATCCGGTGTCGCTTCGTAG
- the LOC109717061 gene encoding uncharacterized protein LOC109717061, giving the protein MSTLFIALQCIQCSTMQVKQQKKSRGNSNKWVCAVCNLRQSVRRVHARGPIARDLRGFVQEFNLSRAVHGSDGSDPIPILRSSGSLAPDGFGERHKRRMDWSEYLDPHEEEEEEAGGGGDGVAVAMDLPPQNFENLSQKGIKQTESFKPDFSKRKRSEEKGSFPGQNSSQPSGMGPKKTLETKVRSKWSEYLEEEDTGETFGREVCVEQSSRYYELRGGKESQLSDSLVADEIHPDFK; this is encoded by the exons ATGTCGACGCTCTTCATCGCCCTGCAATGCATCCAATGCTCCACCATGCAG GTGAAGCAGCAGAAGAAGAGCCGAGGCAACAGCAACAAGTGGGTGTGCGCCGTGTGCAACCTGCGCCAATCGGTGCGCCGAGTCCACGCGCGCGGCCCGATCGCGCGCGATCTCCGCGGGTTCGTCCAGGAGTTCAACCTCTCCCGCGCGGTCCACGGATCCGACGGCTCTGATCCGATCCCGATCCTCCGATCGTCGGGCTCGCTTGCTCCCGATGGGTTCGGTGAGCGCCATAAGAGGAGGATGGATTGGTCGGAGTATTTGGATCCCcatgaggaagaagaggaagaagcggGAGGTGGCGGCGATGGAG TGGCAGTAGCGATGGATTTGCcccctcaaaacttcgaaaatttGTCTCAGAAAGGCATAAAACAAACGGAATCCTTCAAACCAGATTTTTCGAAGAGGAAGCGGAGCGAGGAGAAGGGCAGTTTTCCAGGCCAAAACTCATCCCAACCAA GTGGAATGGGACCAAAGAAAACTCTCGAGACGAAAGTACGTTCCAAATGGAGCGAGTACTTGGAAGAAGAAGATACCGGTGAAACATTTGGTAGAGAGGTATGTGTGGAGCAATCAAGCCGTTACTACGAACTCCGTGGTGGAAAGGAGAGCCAGCTGAGTGATTCACTAGTAGCAGACGAAATCCACCCTGATTTCAAATAA
- the LOC109717060 gene encoding 3-ketoacyl-CoA synthase 13-like: MGPERTFLHADPHLPFLSFISTQLSNKRVVTTDTVTSIATTTIVATMTFTNFLKFSSFTLLSLTLLHRFLPSLPLLSSLSHRHHLLLLLSFLSCTLLYLYLYARRRPLPVFLFDYSCYLPEPERRSSLEVCEYYGFRCPRLSHSTADFMRAIFLKSGLGDETYAPPYIFQEDYDAKFRYAVQEAEEGMFDAVSSLLSKTSIPTSAISVLIVACSMFSPVPSLSSFIVNHFNFDPSIKTYNLSGMGCSGGTMCCDLAAKILCSKPGYALIVVTENMSLNWYFGENRQMLVTNCIFRVGTAAMLLTSDPTRRCSAKMELVRALRTHHGAEDAAYNAAVQMEDEDGSVGMSLSKDLVRVAGAELRRHISTLAPHVLPASELLRYAWNVVRSYAAGDHKTVHVPDFTKAFEHICIHTGGKAVINAVGKLMKFSAEVTEPARMCLHRFGNTSSSLVFYELAYFEAKGRIKKGDRVWMLAFGTGFKACSLVWKALRDSGMDSDNPWQECIHRYPVK, translated from the coding sequence atgggcCCGGAGAGGACATTTCTCCATGCTGACCCTCatcttcctttcctttcctttatAAGTACCCAGCTGAGCAACAAAAGAGTAGTCACCACAGATACTGTTACCAGTATTGCTACTACTACTATTGTGGCAACCATGACATTCACCAACTTCCTCAAGTTCTCCTCCTTCACTCTCCTTTCCCTAACTCTCCTCCACCGCTTCCTCCCatccctccccctcctctcctcgCTTTCCCACCGCCACCACCTCCTgctcctcctctccttcctctcctgcACCCTTCTCTACCTCTACCTCTAcgcccgccgccgccccctcccCGTCTTTCTCTTCGACTACTCGTGCTACCTCCCCGAACCTGAACGCCGCAGCAGCCTGGAGGTCTGCGAGTACTATGGCTTCCGTTGCCCCCGCCTCTCCCACTCCACCGCCGACTTCATGCGCGCCATCTTCCTCAAATCCGGACTCGGCGACGAGACCTACGCTCCCCCCTATATCTTCCAAGAGGACTACGACGCCAAGTTCCGCTACGCTGTACAAGAGGCCGAAGAGGGCATGTTCGATGccgtctcctccctcctctccaaGACCAGCATCCCCACCTCCGCCATCTCCGTTCTCATCGTCGCCTGCAGCATGTTCAGCCCCGTCCCCTCCCTCTCTTCCTTCATCGTAAACCACTtcaactttgacccttccaTCAAGACCTACAACTTATCTGGTATGGGGTGCAGCGGCGGCACCATGTGCTGCGACCTTGCCGCAAAGATCCTATGCAGCAAGCCCGGGTACGCTCTCATCGTCGTCACCGAGAACATGAGCTTGAACTGGTACTTCGGCGAGAACCGCCAGATGCTCGTCACCAACTGCATCTTCCGCGTCGGCACCGCGGCCATGCTCCTGACCAGCGACCCAACCCGGCGCTGCTCCGCGAAGATGGAGCTCGTGCGCGCGCTGCGGACGCACCACGGTGCGGAGGACGCGGCCTACAACGCGGCGGTGCAGATGGAGGACGAGGACGGCAGCGTCGGCATGTCGCTCAGCAAGGATCTCGTCCGCGTGGCTGGGGCCGAGCTGCGCCGCCACATCTCCACCCTGGCGCCGCACGTGCTCCCTGCGTCGGAGCTCCTGCGGTATGCGTGGAACGTTGTGAGGTCGTATGCCGCAGGGGATCATAAGACGGTCCACGTGCCGGACTTCACGAAGGCGTTCGAGCACATATGCATACACACTGGGGGGAAGGCGGTGATCAACGCGGTGGGGAAGCTGATGAAGTTTTCCGCGGAGGTGACGGAGCCAGCGAGGATGTGCCTGCACCGCTTCGGGAACACGTCGAGTAGCTTGGTGTTCTACGAGCTCGCCTACTTTGAAGCTAAGGGGAGGATAAAGAAGGGGGATAGGGTGTGGATGTTGGCGTTCGGAACGGGGTTTAAGGCGTGTAGTTTGGTGTGGAAGGCTCTTCGGGACTCCGGGATGGACTCGGATAACCCGTGGCAAGAGTGCATCCATAGATACCCcgttaagtaa